CACCGATGATAAAAATGTTTGTCGCTGAAATGCTAACTAATTACCACAGTTTCATCTGAGTTTGGGCGCAGATTATGCCACACAAGCGTGTGACATAATCACTGCCCGTGCAATGCGTGCTGCCTTCCGCCGGTCAAAAATCACACATACTGTGATGTGATTAGTCTTCATTTAGAGTaacgcaatattttttttaattaatcacgtTATTAACACTGacagctctaatatatatatacatcaagtatatactgtatatatatatatatatatatatatataaacacacacacctatatatacacacacacatttatatatataaacatctatatacagcatatacacacatatatatatatatatatatatatatatatatatatatatatatatatatatatatatatatatatatatacaacgtatatacacacagtgcACAGTCCGATATTAACAAAGTAACTTTGCGCACATTGTTTGTTCTTCTCAGGTATCGTCTGATCTACAAGCCAATCTATAAGGTGGCACATAAAACTGTCACAGAGCTTGAGTGGCGTTGTTGTCCTGGGTACTCTGGCTACAGCTGCATGGAGGGGCCCCCAGCTTACCAATATCCAATGAAAAGCATGCCCCCATTTAAAGGTCCACCATTCCAATACAAAGGTCCCATGTTCAAGGCTCCACCCATTAACCATCTTGTCAAAGCCAACCCATGGAATCAACCAAAAGGACCACCTACCAATGGTTATAACTCTTACTCAGTGCATCACTTTGGACCACCAAGGTCTTCCAACTATCGAGATACCTCTTTTCAGCCTTATCCAGATGCACCCGAACCAATGCCGGACCACAAAGAGGAACATCTTATAGAGCATGAACAAGAACATGAGATAAAACAGAGACCAGAGGAGAATATTACAACTCCAACTGATGACCAACCAGCTGAAGGTTACTCTTGAATCTAAAACCACTGATTCATTAATTCACTATGCATTTATGCTGGTTGCTATTTTATGTTGTGGATGACACTGTTATAATACTAAATATCTTCTTAAATTCTTTTAGGCCAGGCTCTAGACGGTGAGACGGAGGAACGCATATATCGAATGGAGGAAGATGTACGACGTCTAAACCAGGGTTTGGAAACTGTGAGGGGAACTGTGAATGGCCTGGAAGAGAGCCTTCGAGCCTCGCTGAGAGAGGATGCCAACATGATGCTGTCAGCTCTGCTGTCTGCTGCCCCTAGTACTCTCTCTGCCCCCCGTGAAGATTCTAGCCCCTCCACAATAGGCTTTGTAGAGATTCCTGGAGGGGATCCTGAGGCAGAAGGCTTTGATGGCAGACATGTTATTCCAGATATTACCAAACTAAATGAAAGAATAGAAGAACTCCGGACAGAGCTACAAGCAAAGACAGCTTTGCTTCAGGAGCTGAAAGCCACAGTATTGACACATGATGGGGTACTGAAAAAGATGTCAATCGGGGTGGTATCAGATTCTGCCCGTCTTGAGGGACAACACCAAAAATCTACAGAGCAGCTGCTGGATTCCAAATTGAGTGCTGCCAGGACAGACATTTTTGATGGGTTTGAAAAGCGTGTGGAGAGTGCAGAGGATCGATGTGAGGAGAAATCAGAAGATGTGTATCGTCAGTGTCAAAAGGAACAAGGTGAGAGGCAGGAAAAAATGGAAGATACCCTTGCAAAAAGTACAATTGATTTGAGTTTAGAGTTCAGAAAGCTCCAGGCACAGGTTCAACATTTAAACACAAAAGAAAGCTGCTGTGTTACGGTGAGGGAACTCAGTGCAAGGGTGTATTTAGTAGAAACATCAGTGAGAGGCCTCAATCAGTCCCAGAATCACCTAAGAGTGGAGTTAGGAGGCCATAAAGACCACATAGAGGGCATGCTGGAGGGGCGTCTAAAATATGTCGAGACTAAGCTCAACATGACTGGGAAACTTAAAAGTGCAGAGCCTGGAAAGAATAGAAGCATCTCAGACAAGGCTGAAACAGGACAATGCCTCGAGGCTATAATGCACGACAAGTTACAAGAACTGGAGGGACGTCTACTGATGGCTTTGGAGGAACTAGGTAATGCTACTGCCCCTGCACTGCTGGAGGGACATGCTGTTCCAACCCTGGAGACAGAGTTGGAGTCCCTCCGGGGAAGAGTAGAAATGGATGTGGACAGAGTGCAAAAACATCTGAGCAGCCTTGAAATGTTATGCTCTACCTCATGTTCCTTACCTAGAAAACCCACAGCCATCCAAGGGGACTCTGATTTTGTCACAGCAGAGGATCAGAATGCTGTGGGGTTACTAGAAAGACATGGTGAACATTTGAACATTCTCAACAGCACATTGCAAAACATCCTGAAGCGTCTAACTGACAAAGATCACCAAGAAAAAGACAAGGGTGAGCTCACAATCCTAAAGTTTACTGTTCACTCAGTCAATAGCACACTGAAAGGCTTTCAAGACTCTCTGGAAACTGTAGGCAACCAGGTGGGGAAAGTAAATAGCTCTTGGCATGAGAGAGAATCACGCCTGGCCCAACAGATAAAGGGTGTGGTACAATTGGTTGGACATCAGGCTTCAATGCTTGGTGCTGTGGAACGCAAACTCACACGGCTTAAGGGTGAGATGCAAGAGATGAAGAGGCGACTCGCTGAGGAGGTCCAAGAATGTCGGAGCACAGCCATGGTGGTGCAAAAAGAAGTACATGAGGTTTGCGGACGTGTGACTAATGTTGAGGACCAATGTAAAGGCCTTAATTATTTAGCAGAAAATCTGGACAACATCAGGGAAGAGTTCAAAAGACAATCAAGTGGGTTTCTCCTGAAATTCAATGGGACCCTCTCAAATCATTCCCATGAGTTGTCTGAGCTCAGAGACGAAATCAAAAACTGCACCACAG
The DNA window shown above is from Nerophis ophidion isolate RoL-2023_Sa linkage group LG06, RoL_Noph_v1.0, whole genome shotgun sequence and carries:
- the emilin3a gene encoding EMILIN-3, with the protein product MAASLFVAMMLYLSMGETKPYRSIHYSDYTPEMIQHHEHGKPTSRHKNHCAYVIERTVSFTVQDGAAPYVKAEYKKCSWHKKCPTLLYRLIYKPIYKVAHKTVTELEWRCCPGYSGYSCMEGPPAYQYPMKSMPPFKGPPFQYKGPMFKAPPINHLVKANPWNQPKGPPTNGYNSYSVHHFGPPRSSNYRDTSFQPYPDAPEPMPDHKEEHLIEHEQEHEIKQRPEENITTPTDDQPAEGQALDGETEERIYRMEEDVRRLNQGLETVRGTVNGLEESLRASLREDANMMLSALLSAAPSTLSAPREDSSPSTIGFVEIPGGDPEAEGFDGRHVIPDITKLNERIEELRTELQAKTALLQELKATVLTHDGVLKKMSIGVVSDSARLEGQHQKSTEQLLDSKLSAARTDIFDGFEKRVESAEDRCEEKSEDVYRQCQKEQGERQEKMEDTLAKSTIDLSLEFRKLQAQVQHLNTKESCCVTVRELSARVYLVETSVRGLNQSQNHLRVELGGHKDHIEGMLEGRLKYVETKLNMTGKLKSAEPGKNRSISDKAETGQCLEAIMHDKLQELEGRLLMALEELGNATAPALLEGHAVPTLETELESLRGRVEMDVDRVQKHLSSLEMLCSTSCSLPRKPTAIQGDSDFVTAEDQNAVGLLERHGEHLNILNSTLQNILKRLTDKDHQEKDKGELTILKFTVHSVNSTLKGFQDSLETVGNQVGKVNSSWHERESRLAQQIKGVVQLVGHQASMLGAVERKLTRLKGEMQEMKRRLAEEVQECRSTAMVVQKEVHEVCGRVTNVEDQCKGLNYLAENLDNIREEFKRQSSGFLLKFNGTLSNHSHELSELRDEIKNCTTEVESAQQSLEFESESQRGDTFTLK